AATCCATCAATATGCTCTTAAACCAGTGGAGGGAGATATTTCCATCATAAGTAAAGGCAATAAGCAGCATGGACAAAACGGGGACTATTAAGAAGACTATCAAATACAAGAGGGGAAAAATATAGGAGAAGGCAACAAGGGGCTCAAACAATGGAGTTCCGAACAGTCTTTCACTCCATTTGCTAACCTTCATCCTTGCACCTCCGTGAGGACGCTTTGGTATTTTTCTCTTGCAGCATCTCTCCATTCTTGCATTAGGGTGTCTCTAAATGAGGAATCCTTTGCAAGTCTGTCATTTATCTTCTTTGCGTACTCTTCGGTTAAGGTTACGGTTTCTCCAGTGTCTGGGTCTTTAAATTTCACTGGCTCAAGAAGCTTGGCTTTTAACTCTCTGTACTTCTCTTCGCTTATCCTCCCTTCCCTGTAAGCATTTACCAATGAAACCCATGCCCTGTGGAGCTCTTGGTTCGCATCGACAAGTGTAGCCTTGAAGTAGAGCTGCATTGAGTTAACCGTGGCTAAGGCCTCGTTGTCATCGAATTCTATTCCCTGTGTCTTCAAGGCACTCTCATAGGCCTTCTTTAGGTCGGGTCTCTTTTGTCCTTCGGGAGTATCAAAGACACTTGGATTGACTGGCAGTCTGTTTATCTCCTCATCAAGCCATATCTTCTGTCCCTCTGTTAGAACCCAATAGATGAACGCTTGTGCAGCTTCTTTGTTTTGGGAGTTTACAAGAAGGGCTATGGGGTCACCGTTTATAATGCTCTGTCCCTTTGGAATGATATATTCACAAGCTGGATTCAGCTTCATTGCGGTGTATCCATAAAAGTCAATTGTGTTTCCAACGGCTATATCTCCGGCAATTACGGCCTCTCTGACTGCATCACTGGCATCGTAGATCTTTGAATTTGCAGCAATTAGTGTGAGAATCTTCCATCCTTCGTCCCATCCAAAGGCCTGAAGAATTATCTGGTAAATCCTTGTGTTTGAAGTACTTCTTGTAGGATCGGCAATTCCCACCTGAGGTGGATCCATTGCAAAGGTCTCGCTTGCTATTTCTTCCCATGTCTGGGGAACAGGAAGGTTCCATCTCTTAAGAACGTCGTGGTTCACGGTAAATCCAAATGAGGATAAAGCAGCTGCAATCCAGTATATTTTTCCATCATTTCCTTTTCTTACCATGGGCATTCCAGCAATTGTTTCTTGAATCTGGGCGCCAATAAGTCCCAGAACTTTTTGATCATCTATGGGAGCAAGGTAATTGTTCTTGAAAAGGTCATCAAAGAGTGTTGGGCCTCCTCCCCATCCAACATCGGCTCCCTTTTCTATGTAAGTTGGCCACAACGACTCAGGAGCTTTTATGAACTTTATATCCCTAATATTGTACTGTTTTGCTATGTCGCTTTGGAGGAACATCCTCTTTGCCATTACTTGTATTGTTACATCATGTCTCGTTAAAACGACAAGGGTTATTCCTTTTCCTTCCGTCTGTGTTCCTGTTTTGGTTTCTCCCCCTATACATCCTGCGGCAACCACACTGAACAACAGGATGAACAAAACTGAAAGGCTCGCAAATTTTTTCATCAATGCTCACCCCTTTTGAAGTTCAGGTACCCATTTTTAAATTTTGTCATAAAAATGTTAAAAGTTTAAAAGAAGGGAAAGATGCAAGATTACTTCCTTCTAAAGACCAGTGGGATTAGGATTAGTCCTACCAAAGCTGCTGGGCCGCAAACTCCTCCTCCACCACCACCGGTTTGGATTTCCGTTTTTGCCGCTTGCTCTAATGCCCAGTGTATCATGTTTGTGACGAACGCTGGGCCATCTAAGTCAACACCGTGGTACTTTGCCTCCCATGTTGGGGTGTAGTCACCGTATGGGCTCTCACCGCTTACGATGAGAACGCTTTGCTTTCCATTGTCGAATTTAATTATCTCAACCGCCAAGAGTGTGAATACCCCAGTTTCTCCAGCTGTATAAGCATTTGCCTGTGGGTCGTTGTTCTCCACAATAGTACCGTCTTGTGAGGTCTTTACAATCCTATAAACGTTCTCTGGAATGTTTCCATCAACGAGTTTTTGCCAGTTTCTATTATCATCAACCCACGCAACTACTGCCGGGCCGTGATAGAGGACTTTTCCTCCGTGCTGGAAGTTTTGTGTGAGCTTTTCTTTGTCTGGGGTGTTGTCATCTGGTTGTACAAGGCCAACAACTCTGTAAGATGCTCCGGCGTTGCTTGTTGGGTCTTCAACAGAACAGAGGTCAATCCTCAAGTGTCCAACACCGAGTTGTTCAAGAACGGAGTTTGCGATGTCCTGGGCATTGGGACCGCTGCCATAGTCGCTATCAGCGGCGACCCAAAGAACTTTCCCTCCCTGCTTAAACCATTCTGCAATGGCTTGAATTTCATCTGGCTGGAATGGGCTTGTTGGCTGGCCGAGGATAAGCATGTCAACGTTTGCAAGGGCATCGGCGGTTATCTTTTCTCCGAGGTGCTTAATGCCCAGAGTATCTGCAGCCATTGGATCGCCGAAGTAGCCCCACTCGACATCTGTGATGGTTTTAACTATCCCGTGGGCGAGGGTTTTGTTGGTTCCGTATTCAAGGACGTCCTCTGCAAGGTACTTCTCGTTTTCTCCGTGGGCCAAATCTACAGCAACTGTTGCAGCACTGGCAAAGGCCATACCAAAAAGACCAAACAACACAAAAACTGGGATTAGTATCGAAAGCTTCCTCATGGCGTTCACCAAAGTATCTTATAAAACTTGGAAGTTATAAGATTTTTGACTGTGATAGATGTTTCAAAGAAATGCTTAAAAGAATCGTTTAATATGTGTGGGTAGGTGGTGTAGATGGATATTGAAGAGAAAATAAGCTTGATAACGAGGAAACCTACTGAGGAAGTTCTGACGCTTGAGAATCTTAGGCATTTGCTGGAAATTGGAATGCCCTTGCAACATTACATCGGATTTGAGATAAGCGGTTACATTCACCTTGGCACTGGATTAATGGCTGGTGCAAAAATAGCCGACTTCCAAAAAGCGGGGATAAAAACGAGGATATTCCTTGCGGACTGGCACAGCTGGATTAACGATAAGCTCGGTGGGGATCTTGAGGTTATACAGAAAGTTGCCCTAACTTATTTCAAGGAGGGCATGAAGCAAAGCATTAAAGTCATGGGTGGGGATCCGGATAAGGTGGAATTCGTTCTGGCAAGTGAGATACTCGAGAAGGGTGACTACTGGAGGACGGTCATTGATATATCAAAAAACGTCACCCTGGCAAGGATGATGCGATCTATAACGATTATGGGAAGACAGATGGGGGAAGCAATTGATTTTGCGAAGCTCATCTATCCAGCCATGCAGGTTGCCGATATCTTTTACCAAGGAGTCAATATAGCACATGCTGGAATGGATCAAAGAAAAGCCCACGTCATTGCCATTGAAGTTGCTCCAAAGTTGAAATATCATCCCCTCATTTGGGAAGGGGAAAAGGTAAAACCCGTTGCCGTGCACCACCACCTCCTCTTAGGTCTTCAAGAACCTCCAAAATGGCCAATTGAAAGTGAAGAAGAGTTTAAAGAGATCAAGGCAGCAATGAAAATGAGCAAGAGCAAGCCGTATTCAGCTGTCTTCATTCATGACAGTCCGGAGGAGATAAAGCAGAAGCTTAGAAAGGCTTTCTGCCCAGCAAGGGAAGTTAACTACAACCCAGTGCTTGACTGGGCGGAGCATATAATCTTTAGGGAAGAGCCAACGGAGTTCACAATTCACAGACCGGCAAAGTTTGGCGGAGATGTGACGTATACGACGTTTAATGACCTTAAAAGAGACTTTGCCGAGGGCAAGGTACATCCCCTCGATTTGAAGAATGCCGTTGCAGACTACCTAATAGAACTACTCAAACCAATTAGGGAGTACTTTGAGAAGCATCCAGAACCGCTGGAGCTTATGAAAGAAGTGCAGATAACCAGATGAGCCTTTTTTCTTTTTTAAAATTTGAAGAGAATGGTGCGGGGGCGGGGATTTGAACCCCGGAACCCCTGCGGGACGGGACCCTGAATCCCGCGCCTTTGACCAGGCTCGGCAACCCCCGCGCGTTAGTAGATGAATTCTGCAGAACTTTTAAATCTTTCTGATGGGTATAGCCGATTCTAATCCTCAAGCCATATCTCTATTCTCTGAACTCCTTTTCCTATGCTTGAGCGTTTGAGCTTTTTTATGTGGCCGATTTCTCTAATGTCCTTTACGTGTGTCCCTCCACACGGAAGGACTTCAAAGTCCCTGATTTGGGTTAACCTCTTCTCTCCTTCCCACCAGATTTTGACTTCGCCTCCTTCATCAACGTAGCGGTTAAAGAGCCCGATTATCTTTTCTTTGTACTGGTTAAGGTTTTCGGGATATTCTACATCGTATCTACCCTTCTCTGGACTCATGCCGCTTCCATGTAGCTGCCAGTTTCCTTTCCCGAGAACTTCATTAAATACGTGGTCTAAGAGGTGCAAAGCTGTGTGTAT
The Thermococcus sp. 2319x1 DNA segment above includes these coding regions:
- a CDS encoding ABC transporter substrate-binding protein; protein product: MKKFASLSVLFILLFSVVAAGCIGGETKTGTQTEGKGITLVVLTRHDVTIQVMAKRMFLQSDIAKQYNIRDIKFIKAPESLWPTYIEKGADVGWGGGPTLFDDLFKNNYLAPIDDQKVLGLIGAQIQETIAGMPMVRKGNDGKIYWIAAALSSFGFTVNHDVLKRWNLPVPQTWEEIASETFAMDPPQVGIADPTRSTSNTRIYQIILQAFGWDEGWKILTLIAANSKIYDASDAVREAVIAGDIAVGNTIDFYGYTAMKLNPACEYIIPKGQSIINGDPIALLVNSQNKEAAQAFIYWVLTEGQKIWLDEEINRLPVNPSVFDTPEGQKRPDLKKAYESALKTQGIEFDDNEALATVNSMQLYFKATLVDANQELHRAWVSLVNAYREGRISEEKYRELKAKLLEPVKFKDPDTGETVTLTEEYAKKINDRLAKDSSFRDTLMQEWRDAAREKYQSVLTEVQG
- a CDS encoding CGP-CTERM sorting domain-containing protein, with the protein product MRKLSILIPVFVLFGLFGMAFASAATVAVDLAHGENEKYLAEDVLEYGTNKTLAHGIVKTITDVEWGYFGDPMAADTLGIKHLGEKITADALANVDMLILGQPTSPFQPDEIQAIAEWFKQGGKVLWVAADSDYGSGPNAQDIANSVLEQLGVGHLRIDLCSVEDPTSNAGASYRVVGLVQPDDNTPDKEKLTQNFQHGGKVLYHGPAVVAWVDDNRNWQKLVDGNIPENVYRIVKTSQDGTIVENNDPQANAYTAGETGVFTLLAVEIIKFDNGKQSVLIVSGESPYGDYTPTWEAKYHGVDLDGPAFVTNMIHWALEQAAKTEIQTGGGGGGVCGPAALVGLILIPLVFRRK
- a CDS encoding tyrosine--tRNA ligase translates to MDIEEKISLITRKPTEEVLTLENLRHLLEIGMPLQHYIGFEISGYIHLGTGLMAGAKIADFQKAGIKTRIFLADWHSWINDKLGGDLEVIQKVALTYFKEGMKQSIKVMGGDPDKVEFVLASEILEKGDYWRTVIDISKNVTLARMMRSITIMGRQMGEAIDFAKLIYPAMQVADIFYQGVNIAHAGMDQRKAHVIAIEVAPKLKYHPLIWEGEKVKPVAVHHHLLLGLQEPPKWPIESEEEFKEIKAAMKMSKSKPYSAVFIHDSPEEIKQKLRKAFCPAREVNYNPVLDWAEHIIFREEPTEFTIHRPAKFGGDVTYTTFNDLKRDFAEGKVHPLDLKNAVADYLIELLKPIREYFEKHPEPLELMKEVQITR
- a CDS encoding alanyl-tRNA editing protein; this encodes MTRKLYYDDAYLKEARAKIVEIKENAMLLDQTIFYPTGGGQPHDTGTINGVRVLDVHKDEDGNIWHVVEDAGAFSVGDEVELKLDWERRYKLMRIHTALHLLDHVFNEVLGKGNWQLHGSGMSPEKGRYDVEYPENLNQYKEKIIGLFNRYVDEGGEVKIWWEGEKRLTQIRDFEVLPCGGTHVKDIREIGHIKKLKRSSIGKGVQRIEIWLED